The Leptolyngbya sp. CCY15150 genome has a segment encoding these proteins:
- a CDS encoding alpha/beta fold hydrolase — MTTPDAQRWLRRVDSNPEARLRCFCLPYAGGSARIFQSWSQHLPASVDLCALELPGHGARLTEPPLKNLDELLGAIAQVIQPLCDRPFVLFGHSMGALISFELARYCRRHSLPTPVHLYVSGHRAPHLPDPEPPVHTLPDDAFREKLMRLQGTAPAVLANDEFMALLLPVLRADFTLCETYTYATEPPLPCPITAFGGTRDPSTQRGRLRAWRSQTQAKFTQHVLPGNHFFIHAAEASLLHQLNLSLTVLSNILQIDK; from the coding sequence ATGACCACCCCTGACGCCCAACGCTGGCTGCGCCGCGTTGACTCCAATCCCGAAGCCCGCCTGCGCTGCTTTTGTCTGCCCTATGCGGGAGGTAGCGCCCGTATCTTTCAGTCATGGAGCCAGCACCTGCCTGCTAGCGTGGACCTGTGTGCCCTCGAACTGCCGGGTCATGGTGCCCGCCTAACCGAGCCACCTCTGAAGAATTTAGATGAACTACTGGGGGCGATCGCCCAGGTGATTCAGCCCCTCTGCGATCGCCCCTTTGTTCTGTTTGGGCACAGCATGGGAGCGCTGATTAGCTTTGAGCTGGCCCGCTACTGCCGTCGCCACAGCTTGCCTACGCCCGTCCACCTCTACGTCTCAGGCCATCGCGCCCCTCACTTGCCCGATCCGGAACCGCCTGTGCATACCTTGCCCGACGATGCCTTTCGCGAAAAGCTGATGCGACTACAGGGCACTGCCCCCGCCGTCTTGGCTAACGACGAGTTTATGGCCCTGCTGCTGCCGGTGCTGCGGGCCGATTTTACCCTGTGTGAAACCTACACCTACGCGACCGAACCACCCCTACCCTGCCCGATTACCGCCTTTGGCGGCACCCGTGATCCGTCCACCCAGCGGGGGCGACTGCGGGCCTGGCGATCGCAAACCCAGGCCAAATTTACTCAACATGTCTTGCCGGGCAACCACTTTTTTATTCACGCCGCTGAAGCCTCTCTGCTCCACCAGTTAAACCTGAGCCTAACGGTTTTATCCAATATTCTGCAGATTGATAAATAA
- a CDS encoding ATP-binding protein, which produces MPESLMSRETELRRVCALVKQDRDFVVTGVPGIGRRTLIRNAAKRLGARWLEIDFLRCRNAGQFLRFLADGLVNAFTEPHELANIQQWSLNQPLSFDQSLSSQPRLTWPPASGKEWPLFEGLLSLPQHLAEALDCQVIIGFHNVPHIRSWDRQGKWESHLRQEIQRQSRVSYALVATVAEPWMTASHLPVIALTPLSDAALEHWVVNALAKTGLTFDPDSQALELFLSYVQGHLKDATTLAQRLWLNCQAIAPDPPGLIQAHQVHSTMLALMQDMGVTFEALLLLLPPTQARVLESLALDPTGSPQANAYIKKHQLSRGGGLQGALTSLEHKGLIYGPQLGYRIALPLFDFWLKQRLQ; this is translated from the coding sequence ATGCCCGAGTCACTGATGAGCCGCGAAACCGAGCTACGGCGAGTCTGTGCCCTAGTCAAGCAAGATAGGGATTTTGTGGTCACAGGCGTCCCCGGCATTGGACGACGAACCCTGATTCGCAATGCAGCAAAACGTCTAGGGGCGCGCTGGTTGGAGATCGACTTTCTCCGCTGCCGCAATGCTGGTCAGTTCCTGAGGTTTTTGGCGGATGGCCTCGTCAACGCCTTTACAGAACCCCATGAACTCGCCAACATTCAGCAATGGAGCCTGAATCAGCCCCTGTCTTTCGACCAGTCTCTCTCGTCCCAGCCGCGCCTGACCTGGCCTCCAGCATCGGGTAAAGAATGGCCCCTCTTTGAAGGGTTGCTCTCCCTACCCCAGCACTTAGCCGAAGCACTCGACTGTCAGGTGATTATTGGGTTTCATAACGTTCCCCACATTCGCTCGTGGGATCGGCAGGGCAAGTGGGAAAGTCATCTGCGCCAAGAAATTCAGCGTCAAAGCCGGGTCAGCTATGCCCTAGTGGCCACCGTAGCGGAACCCTGGATGACCGCCAGCCATCTGCCGGTGATTGCCCTTACCCCCCTCAGCGATGCTGCCTTAGAGCACTGGGTGGTCAATGCCCTGGCAAAAACAGGCCTCACCTTTGACCCCGATAGCCAAGCCCTAGAGCTGTTTTTGAGCTACGTCCAGGGGCACCTCAAGGATGCCACGACCCTGGCCCAGCGTCTGTGGCTCAACTGTCAAGCGATCGCCCCCGATCCCCCAGGACTCATCCAGGCCCACCAGGTTCACAGCACCATGCTGGCTCTGATGCAAGACATGGGCGTCACCTTTGAAGCCCTGCTCTTACTCCTACCCCCCACCCAGGCTCGGGTGCTCGAAAGCCTAGCCCTCGATCCTACCGGTAGCCCCCAAGCCAATGCCTACATCAAAAAACACCAGCTCTCCCGTGGCGGCGGGCTGCAGGGAGCCCTCACCAGCCTAGAGCACAAGGGCCTCATCTACGGCCCTCAGCTTGGCTACCGCATTGCCCTACCCCTGTTTGATTTCTGGCTCAAGCAGCGTCTGCAATAA
- a CDS encoding ArsB/NhaD family transporter, whose translation MESWSAVAALAVVVPVMVCIIMEWLPLTIAALLGAMVLLLINVLTLNEAVDYIAQSSATLALFFGVMVMVRAFEPTQVFDYLATQMVRLAGGEGKRLLLGIVAVTTPICAVLPNATTVMLLAPLIPPIAEELGVNFVPLLILMVLVANSAGLLTLVGDPATFIVGDAINISFMDYLKTLSLGGAIAIGAIVVMLPVLFPSIWHKKLDNLNQLPHPKINHPRMLILGSIIVALVLIFFVIGESMPIPISPATVALAGAALCLLITHQSRIDSIQHILRDVDWSTLIFFMSVFVLVGGLEKTGVLSAASHLLALVLGRNIALGTLLLLMLVGGLSSLVPNIPLVVAMVPMLKEYVVTVGLATPEILAPDFAGVLPVAVLPLFYAMMYGATLGGNGTLVGASSNIVAAGIAEQHGRRISFHTFLRYGVPVASVQLVLTGLYLWIQ comes from the coding sequence ATGGAAAGCTGGTCTGCAGTTGCGGCCCTGGCCGTGGTTGTGCCTGTGATGGTTTGCATCATTATGGAATGGTTGCCTCTAACCATCGCGGCACTGTTGGGAGCTATGGTGCTCCTCTTGATCAACGTGTTGACGCTGAACGAAGCCGTTGACTACATTGCCCAAAGCTCCGCTACCTTAGCCCTCTTTTTTGGCGTCATGGTGATGGTGCGGGCCTTTGAGCCAACTCAAGTGTTTGACTACTTAGCGACGCAAATGGTGCGTCTAGCCGGGGGCGAGGGCAAACGCCTGCTGCTGGGGATTGTGGCTGTTACTACCCCCATCTGTGCCGTACTGCCCAATGCCACCACGGTGATGCTGCTGGCTCCGCTGATTCCACCGATCGCGGAGGAGTTGGGGGTCAACTTTGTTCCCTTGCTGATCCTGATGGTGCTGGTAGCCAATAGCGCCGGGCTGCTGACCTTGGTGGGGGATCCGGCTACGTTCATCGTAGGCGATGCCATCAACATCAGCTTCATGGATTATCTAAAAACGCTGAGCTTGGGAGGGGCGATCGCTATTGGAGCCATTGTGGTGATGCTGCCGGTTCTATTTCCCTCAATTTGGCACAAAAAATTGGATAACTTAAACCAGTTGCCCCATCCTAAGATTAACCATCCCCGGATGTTGATCTTGGGCAGTATCATTGTGGCACTGGTGCTGATCTTTTTTGTGATTGGCGAGTCGATGCCCATCCCAATTTCTCCGGCAACAGTGGCATTGGCGGGGGCTGCCCTTTGTCTGCTGATCACTCACCAAAGCCGAATTGACTCGATCCAGCATATTCTGCGCGACGTGGATTGGAGCACTCTTATTTTCTTCATGAGCGTGTTTGTGCTGGTGGGCGGACTCGAAAAAACTGGTGTGCTCAGCGCTGCCTCCCACCTCTTAGCGCTGGTTTTGGGGCGCAACATTGCCTTGGGTACCCTGCTGCTGCTGATGTTGGTCGGGGGACTGTCTAGCTTGGTGCCCAATATTCCTCTTGTGGTAGCCATGGTGCCGATGCTGAAAGAATATGTGGTGACGGTGGGGCTGGCGACACCGGAGATTTTGGCACCGGACTTTGCTGGGGTTTTGCCTGTTGCCGTCCTGCCCTTGTTTTACGCCATGATGTATGGCGCAACCCTAGGCGGCAATGGCACCTTAGTGGGAGCCTCGTCGAATATTGTGGCGGCGGGCATTGCTGAGCAGCACGGCAGGCGTATTTCGTTTCACACCTTTCTGCGCTATGGGGTGCCTGTTGCCTCGGTGCAATTGGTGTTGACCGGACTCTACCTATGGATACAATAA
- a CDS encoding type I polyketide synthase, producing MTTHYTGLELAVVGMAGRFPSAPTLADFWRNLQAGVDSVSHFSEAELLAAGVDAATLKQPNYVKARAILENADEFDAGFFGLSPRDAEILDPQQRVFLETAWTALEQAGYDPQRFTGAIGLYGGATLSGYLFNLFSNSQLMQTVGQFPLVLGNGREFLTTRTSYLLNLRGPSVNVQTACSTALVAVHLAGQALLSGECDLALAGGVSIRLPLKGGYLYQEGGISSPDGRCRAFDARAQGTVGGSGVGLLVLKRLEDALGDRDTIYGVIKGSAINNDGADKISYTAPRIEGQAAVIRAAQQVAEVDPDSIQVIEAHGTGTMLGDPIEVAALTQAFQTARRGYCALGSVKTNIGHLDAAAGAAGLIKTLLALQQRQIPPSLHFEAANPQIDFDHSPFYVNTQLQPWPVPIQGPRRAGVSSFGIGGTNAHVIVEEAPPAPATSGSRPWQLLLWSAKTATALETATQNLTQSLEQEAIALADVAYTLQVGRQAFAQRRMAVCCDRLDALTALTVAAPQRVKSQTAPDSAAQIVFLLPGQGSQHIGMGRQLYDTEATFRDWIDRGADLLYPHLGLDLRHILYPDDSQLSQAMELIHRTDIAQPTLFLVEYALAQLWQQWGIRPQALVGHSLGEYVAACLAGVADLETLLPLVALRGKLMAQQPEGAMLSVAQPAEQVVAQLPGDLVLAADNAPNLCVVAGAVEAIARYQQQLDTQDIPYRRLKTSHAFHSPLMAGAVAPFRQALSQLNLQPPQIPWVSNLTGTWITPEQAIAPDYWVQHLQQPVQFRTGLQTLGEAQPLLLEVGPGQTLTTLARQHPTLKTLTKIPSLSHPRDAQDDGACLLSALGQLWLANVAIDWSGFYAHEQRRRVPLPTYPFERQRYWVEAQPIGTTAPPTLQKKPDLTDWFYSPSWQRSPLCLPVNAPPIEASWLLFLDESPLAQAMVQQFSTAVQVRSGEAFSRLDDRTFTLNPRRSEDYRALLHALGNHRPAQILHGWSLTSPVDFADIQARGCQSLLCLTQALTQGGWHHDLRLTVMTPGIFNVTGDELLLPAHATLLGPSTVIPQEYRQITCRVVDWPVALNDGVPLERLLADLNAPEAEAVIAYRHGLRWVQQFAPLPLPEPAPNQTRLRSQGVYLITGGLGNIGLTLAAALAPWQAKIALLSRQGLPPRSHWPTRLENTPNDPISDKIRQVQAIEAAGAEVLILEADVGDLAQMQGAIAQTEAHFGPLNGVVHAAGAVGEQAFRVIAETGSADLAQQFQSKVLGLENLAEALQGKSLDFCLLCSSLASVLGGLGFAAYGAANHFMDAFAQQQSRSATFPWMSVNWDGWRFQPEAHQGLGQTMADLALTPAEGSAVWQRLLAYAVAPQIIVSTGDLSLRQRQWQSSSAPSNLPNPVGDIRPLSNRPALTGDYQAPRNSVEHAVAEIWQSFLGISPIGVDDSFFELGGHSLLATQIMVHLRQQFQVDIPLRCLFDTPTVAGLAQAIAHQQGETSLLTDAVAQGQPFAIAALPRFEPAEIQQLLDQIDHLPESEVDDLLHQFSQLQVLT from the coding sequence GGTTTACCGGGGCGATCGGGCTGTACGGCGGCGCGACCCTCAGCGGCTATCTGTTCAACCTCTTCAGCAACTCCCAACTGATGCAGACCGTGGGCCAGTTTCCGCTGGTGCTGGGCAATGGGCGCGAGTTTCTCACCACCCGCACGTCCTACCTGCTGAATTTGCGGGGGCCGAGTGTGAATGTGCAAACGGCTTGTTCCACCGCCCTCGTCGCCGTTCACCTGGCCGGTCAAGCCTTGCTCAGCGGCGAATGTGATCTGGCCTTGGCTGGGGGCGTCTCGATTCGGCTGCCGCTGAAGGGGGGCTACCTTTACCAAGAGGGGGGCATTTCGTCCCCCGATGGCCGCTGTCGCGCCTTTGATGCCCGCGCCCAGGGCACGGTCGGCGGCAGCGGTGTGGGGCTGCTGGTGCTGAAGCGTTTGGAGGATGCCTTGGGCGATCGCGACACCATCTACGGCGTGATCAAAGGATCGGCCATCAACAATGACGGCGCAGACAAAATCAGCTACACGGCCCCACGCATTGAAGGCCAAGCCGCTGTCATTCGCGCCGCTCAGCAGGTGGCGGAGGTTGACCCCGACAGCATTCAGGTGATCGAAGCCCACGGCACAGGCACGATGTTGGGCGACCCGATCGAAGTCGCTGCCCTGACCCAGGCGTTTCAAACCGCTCGGCGAGGCTACTGCGCTCTGGGATCGGTGAAGACCAATATCGGCCACCTGGATGCGGCGGCGGGGGCGGCAGGGCTGATCAAAACCCTGCTGGCCCTACAGCAACGGCAAATTCCCCCCAGCCTGCACTTCGAGGCGGCGAACCCGCAGATTGATTTCGACCACAGCCCCTTCTACGTCAACACCCAACTCCAGCCCTGGCCCGTTCCGATCCAAGGCCCACGGCGGGCAGGGGTTAGCTCCTTTGGCATCGGCGGCACCAACGCCCATGTGATTGTGGAAGAAGCCCCGCCCGCTCCCGCCACCAGTGGGTCGCGCCCGTGGCAGCTATTGCTGTGGTCGGCTAAAACGGCGACAGCGCTGGAAACCGCAACCCAGAATTTGACCCAGTCCTTGGAACAAGAGGCGATCGCTCTGGCCGATGTCGCTTATACCCTCCAGGTGGGACGGCAGGCCTTTGCCCAGCGGCGGATGGCGGTGTGTTGCGATCGCCTCGATGCCCTCACCGCCCTCACGGTTGCGGCCCCCCAGCGCGTGAAATCTCAAACTGCCCCCGACTCGGCCGCCCAGATTGTCTTTCTGCTGCCGGGGCAGGGATCTCAGCACATCGGCATGGGACGGCAGCTCTACGACACGGAAGCCACCTTTCGCGACTGGATCGATCGCGGTGCTGACCTGCTGTATCCCCACCTGGGGCTAGATCTACGGCACATTCTCTACCCTGACGACAGCCAACTATCCCAGGCGATGGAGCTAATTCACCGCACCGACATCGCCCAGCCCACCCTGTTTCTGGTGGAGTATGCCCTGGCCCAGCTCTGGCAGCAGTGGGGTATTAGACCCCAAGCCCTGGTCGGCCACAGCTTGGGCGAATACGTCGCCGCCTGCCTAGCGGGGGTGGCCGATCTCGAAACCCTGCTGCCTCTGGTGGCCCTGCGGGGAAAACTGATGGCCCAGCAGCCGGAGGGCGCGATGCTGAGCGTGGCCCAGCCTGCCGAGCAGGTGGTGGCGCAATTGCCTGGAGATCTGGTTTTAGCGGCAGATAATGCCCCAAATCTGTGCGTGGTGGCGGGGGCTGTGGAGGCGATCGCCCGTTATCAGCAGCAGCTTGATACCCAGGACATCCCCTATCGGCGGCTCAAAACCTCCCACGCCTTCCACTCACCTCTAATGGCGGGGGCTGTGGCTCCCTTCCGGCAAGCGCTGAGTCAACTCAACCTGCAACCGCCGCAAATTCCCTGGGTTTCTAACCTGACCGGCACCTGGATTACCCCAGAGCAGGCGATCGCCCCCGACTACTGGGTACAGCATCTACAGCAGCCCGTGCAGTTTCGCACTGGGCTACAGACCCTCGGCGAGGCCCAGCCGCTGCTGCTCGAAGTGGGGCCGGGGCAGACCCTAACCACTCTGGCCCGCCAGCATCCTACCCTCAAAACCTTGACTAAAATTCCTTCCCTGAGCCATCCTCGCGATGCCCAAGACGATGGAGCCTGTTTACTATCGGCCCTGGGGCAACTGTGGCTGGCGAATGTTGCCATCGATTGGTCGGGATTTTACGCCCACGAGCAGCGGCGGCGGGTGCCCTTGCCGACCTATCCCTTTGAGCGGCAGCGCTACTGGGTCGAAGCCCAACCAATCGGGACTACCGCCCCACCCACTCTTCAGAAAAAGCCTGACTTGACTGATTGGTTTTATAGTCCATCGTGGCAGCGATCGCCCCTATGCCTACCCGTGAATGCTCCTCCAATTGAGGCATCCTGGCTGCTGTTTCTGGATGAGTCTCCCCTGGCTCAGGCCATGGTTCAGCAGTTCTCAACGGCGGTTCAGGTGCGATCGGGAGAGGCCTTCAGCCGTTTGGATGACCGTACCTTTACCCTCAATCCCCGGCGATCGGAGGACTACCGTGCCCTGCTTCATGCCTTGGGCAATCACCGTCCTGCCCAAATTCTCCACGGCTGGAGCCTGACATCTCCTGTGGATTTTGCTGATATCCAAGCGCGGGGCTGCCAGAGTTTGCTGTGTCTGACCCAGGCTCTGACTCAGGGCGGCTGGCACCATGACCTACGGCTCACGGTGATGACGCCGGGTATTTTCAACGTCACCGGGGACGAGCTGCTCCTGCCCGCCCACGCGACCCTGCTCGGCCCCAGCACGGTCATTCCCCAGGAATATCGCCAAATTACCTGCCGCGTAGTGGACTGGCCGGTGGCGCTTAACGATGGCGTTCCCCTAGAGCGGCTGTTGGCAGACTTGAACGCTCCTGAAGCTGAGGCCGTTATTGCCTATCGTCACGGTCTACGGTGGGTGCAGCAGTTTGCACCCCTGCCCCTGCCGGAACCTGCGCCTAATCAAACCCGGCTGCGATCGCAGGGCGTCTACCTCATCACAGGAGGTCTGGGGAATATTGGACTGACCCTGGCGGCGGCGCTGGCTCCCTGGCAGGCTAAAATTGCCCTCCTCAGTCGGCAGGGGCTGCCACCGCGATCGCACTGGCCTACCCGGCTAGAAAATACTCCCAACGATCCCATCAGCGACAAAATTCGCCAGGTGCAGGCGATCGAAGCGGCTGGAGCCGAGGTGTTAATCCTCGAAGCAGACGTGGGGGATCTGGCTCAGATGCAGGGAGCGATCGCCCAAACCGAAGCCCACTTCGGCCCCCTCAACGGCGTTGTTCATGCCGCTGGAGCCGTGGGTGAACAGGCCTTTCGGGTGATTGCTGAAACCGGTAGTGCTGACCTAGCGCAGCAGTTTCAGTCCAAAGTTTTGGGGTTAGAAAACCTGGCCGAGGCCCTGCAAGGTAAATCTTTAGACTTTTGCCTACTTTGCTCTTCCCTGGCCTCAGTGTTGGGCGGGCTGGGGTTTGCGGCCTATGGCGCGGCCAACCACTTCATGGATGCCTTTGCCCAGCAGCAGTCTAGATCGGCGACGTTTCCTTGGATGAGCGTCAACTGGGATGGCTGGCGATTTCAGCCTGAGGCCCACCAGGGACTCGGGCAGACCATGGCTGATTTAGCCCTAACTCCGGCAGAGGGCAGCGCCGTTTGGCAAAGGCTCTTGGCCTACGCCGTCGCTCCCCAAATCATCGTTTCCACGGGCGATCTCAGCCTTCGCCAACGGCAGTGGCAGTCGTCTTCAGCACCGTCTAACCTGCCTAATCCAGTGGGAGATATTCGCCCTTTATCCAATCGCCCTGCCCTAACGGGTGACTATCAGGCTCCTCGGAACTCTGTGGAACATGCTGTTGCGGAGATCTGGCAGTCGTTTTTGGGCATTAGCCCCATTGGCGTTGACGACAGCTTTTTCGAGCTGGGGGGCCATTCTCTGCTCGCCACCCAAATCATGGTTCACCTACGCCAGCAGTTCCAGGTGGATATTCCCCTGCGCTGCCTGTTTGATACCCCGACGGTAGCGGGCCTGGCCCAAGCGATCGCCCACCAGCAAGGCGAAACCTCATTGCTTACAGATGCAGTTGCCCAAGGCCAGCCTTTCGCGATCGCCGCCCTGCCCCGTTTCGAGCCTGCCGAGATTCAACAACTGCTCGACCAGATCGATCACCTCCCAGAATCCGAGGTGGATGATCTCCTGCACCAGTTTTCCCAGCTCCAAGTCCTAACCTAA
- a CDS encoding exopolysaccharide biosynthesis protein, whose translation MDSNAPASRFSQDIQSLLERLADQPLTLAHVLSETAERSFCLVIGLLVLPFLFPMPPGFTTILGSACLLLSVQMAVGRKSPWLPRRMAQFQFPSLLARQVLSNLRRVTRLSERFVRPRFIQLAHSAPAWHINGACISWLTLLLMCPIPMTNPIPTVGILIFVVAMLEADGVIMVLGYVATGLITAMFGLLGYGLWRSPDLFLRWFGGG comes from the coding sequence ATGGACTCTAACGCGCCCGCCTCCCGATTCTCCCAGGATATCCAATCCCTACTAGAAAGGCTGGCCGACCAGCCGCTAACCCTGGCCCACGTGCTCAGTGAAACCGCCGAGCGAAGCTTTTGCTTGGTGATTGGTTTACTGGTGCTGCCGTTTCTCTTTCCCATGCCGCCAGGCTTCACAACCATTTTGGGGTCAGCCTGCCTGCTGCTGTCAGTACAAATGGCGGTGGGGCGAAAATCACCCTGGCTACCTCGCCGCATGGCTCAGTTTCAGTTTCCCTCACTACTGGCGCGGCAGGTGCTGAGTAACCTCAGACGGGTAACTCGCCTAAGCGAACGGTTTGTGCGGCCTCGTTTTATCCAGTTGGCCCATAGCGCTCCAGCGTGGCACATCAATGGGGCTTGCATCAGTTGGTTGACCCTTTTGCTGATGTGCCCAATACCCATGACCAATCCCATACCCACCGTCGGCATTCTGATCTTTGTGGTGGCTATGCTGGAAGCTGATGGTGTGATCATGGTTCTGGGATACGTAGCTACCGGGCTGATTACGGCGATGTTTGGTCTACTGGGCTATGGGTTGTGGCGATCGCCTGACCTTTTCCTGCGCTGGTTTGGGGGTGGTTAA
- a CDS encoding cation-translocating P-type ATPase yields MSGTPLHPPSRPVSTHWHTLTAAQALTLLEAHIEGLDASTVEQRQQIYGPNELQEGSSRSPWEILWDQFKNIMLLMLIAVALVSLVLDLQQGGFPKDAIAIFAIVLLNGLLGYLQESKAEQALAALKTMTSPRVRVLRQGQEQEVDAKALVPGDVILLEAGMQVPADGRLLNAANLQVREAALTGEAEAVTKQPEVILDEEAALGDRLNLVYQGTEVLQGRGTVLITQTGMETELGCIATLIQSVESEPTPLQQRMGQLGNVLVSGSLVLVAVVVAVGLVRTGDLSLFDDLLEVSLSMAVAVVPEGLPAVITVTLALGTQRMVRRHALIRKLPAVETLGSVTTICSDKTGTLTQNKMVVQQVKTVAHPYRVTGEGYAPVGQILNDEGAIAPESDPALQALLIACALCNDATLNPSGSIWTLLGDPTEGALLAVAGKGGFEASNLKHSQRIHEVPFTSERKRMSVVIQTQPHAAWPLDPQMMFTKGSAELVLERCATSQGHRDPEPLTAAQRQAILAQTDALAADGLRVLGLAMKPLDSVTPSDSLEAEERDLIWLGLVGMLDAPRPEVRDAVADCRRAGIRPVMITGDHPLTAKAIAETLGIAQPGDTILTGRELTHLSTAELEQTVPHVSVYARVAPEHKLRIVQALQKQGDFVAMTGDGVNDAPALKQADIGIAMGITGTDVSKEASDMVLLDDNFATIVAATEEGRVVYDNIRRFIKYILGSNVGEVLTIAAAPLIGLGGVPLSPLQILWMNLVTDGVPALALAMEPAEPNVMQRPPHNPRESIFARGLGSYVVRVGIVLAILAIGLMGWAYRYTHDPAYSGNPDTWKTMVFTTLCLAQMGHALAARSETRLTIQLNPMTNPFIWGAVLVTTGLQVGLMYVPALQQFFGLHPLSGGELALCFGVSALMFIWLEAEKLLIQLVLRRQQPGAAIANTARGI; encoded by the coding sequence TTGTCGGGTACTCCCCTCCATCCACCGTCTCGTCCCGTATCGACTCACTGGCATACTCTCACGGCTGCCCAGGCCCTGACGTTACTTGAAGCCCATATTGAGGGTCTAGACGCCAGTACCGTAGAGCAGCGGCAGCAGATCTACGGCCCCAATGAACTGCAAGAAGGATCGAGCCGCAGCCCCTGGGAGATTCTCTGGGATCAGTTCAAAAACATTATGCTGCTGATGTTGATCGCCGTGGCCCTCGTATCCCTGGTGCTCGACTTGCAGCAGGGTGGCTTTCCTAAGGATGCGATCGCCATCTTTGCCATTGTTCTGCTCAACGGGCTGCTGGGCTATCTGCAGGAAAGTAAGGCTGAACAAGCCTTAGCGGCGCTGAAGACCATGACTTCGCCTCGGGTGCGGGTGCTGCGACAGGGGCAAGAGCAGGAGGTGGATGCCAAAGCCCTCGTGCCGGGGGATGTGATCTTGCTTGAAGCCGGTATGCAGGTGCCTGCGGACGGGCGTTTGTTGAACGCGGCGAACCTGCAGGTGCGAGAGGCTGCCCTAACCGGCGAGGCCGAAGCAGTGACCAAGCAGCCCGAGGTTATCTTGGACGAAGAAGCCGCCTTGGGCGATCGCCTCAACTTGGTCTATCAGGGTACTGAAGTGTTGCAGGGGCGCGGCACTGTGTTGATTACGCAAACCGGCATGGAGACCGAACTTGGCTGCATTGCCACCCTGATTCAGTCTGTGGAATCAGAACCCACGCCCCTGCAGCAGCGCATGGGCCAGTTGGGCAATGTGCTGGTGTCGGGTTCTTTGGTGCTGGTGGCCGTGGTGGTGGCGGTGGGGCTGGTTCGCACGGGAGACCTCAGTCTGTTTGATGATTTGTTAGAAGTCTCCCTGAGCATGGCAGTGGCCGTCGTGCCGGAAGGGTTGCCTGCGGTGATTACCGTGACGTTGGCTTTGGGCACCCAGCGGATGGTGCGTCGCCATGCTCTGATTCGCAAATTGCCCGCCGTCGAAACCCTGGGCTCGGTTACCACGATCTGTTCGGATAAGACCGGCACCCTGACCCAAAATAAGATGGTGGTGCAGCAGGTCAAAACAGTCGCCCATCCGTATCGGGTGACAGGAGAGGGCTACGCGCCCGTGGGTCAGATTTTGAACGACGAGGGAGCGATCGCCCCTGAATCTGACCCAGCCCTGCAGGCGTTACTGATTGCCTGCGCCCTCTGCAACGACGCGACCCTCAACCCGTCTGGCAGCATTTGGACCTTGCTGGGCGACCCCACCGAAGGAGCTCTCCTGGCCGTGGCGGGTAAAGGCGGGTTTGAGGCATCGAACCTGAAGCACAGCCAACGCATCCACGAGGTGCCCTTTACCTCAGAGCGCAAGCGCATGAGCGTCGTCATTCAGACCCAACCCCATGCCGCCTGGCCCTTAGACCCCCAGATGATGTTCACCAAAGGCTCTGCCGAACTGGTGCTCGAACGATGTGCCACTAGCCAAGGCCATCGAGATCCTGAACCCCTCACGGCGGCTCAACGACAAGCTATCTTAGCTCAAACCGATGCTCTAGCTGCCGATGGCCTGCGGGTGCTGGGCTTGGCCATGAAGCCGTTAGACAGCGTCACCCCCAGCGACTCTCTAGAAGCGGAGGAACGCGATCTAATCTGGCTGGGACTGGTCGGGATGCTCGATGCCCCCCGTCCTGAGGTGCGGGATGCCGTAGCCGATTGTCGTCGAGCGGGGATTCGTCCTGTGATGATCACCGGCGATCATCCTTTAACCGCAAAGGCGATCGCCGAAACCCTTGGCATTGCCCAACCCGGTGACACCATCCTCACCGGGCGTGAGCTAACCCATCTCTCCACCGCCGAGTTAGAGCAGACCGTGCCCCATGTCAGCGTCTACGCTAGGGTTGCCCCAGAGCACAAGCTGCGTATCGTGCAGGCCCTGCAAAAACAGGGAGACTTTGTGGCCATGACCGGGGATGGTGTCAATGATGCGCCTGCTCTCAAACAGGCCGACATTGGCATTGCCATGGGCATCACCGGCACCGACGTCAGCAAAGAGGCCAGCGATATGGTGCTGCTCGACGACAACTTTGCCACCATCGTCGCCGCTACAGAAGAAGGCCGGGTGGTCTACGACAACATTCGCCGCTTCATCAAATACATCCTGGGCAGCAACGTTGGTGAAGTGCTCACCATTGCGGCAGCGCCCCTGATTGGTCTGGGCGGCGTGCCCCTGTCACCGCTGCAAATTTTGTGGATGAACCTCGTCACCGATGGCGTACCGGCCCTGGCCCTGGCCATGGAACCGGCAGAACCCAACGTCATGCAGCGCCCACCTCACAACCCCAGGGAGAGCATTTTTGCCCGAGGGCTGGGTAGCTACGTGGTGCGAGTCGGTATCGTGCTGGCGATCTTGGCCATTGGTCTAATGGGCTGGGCCTATCGCTACACCCATGACCCTGCCTACTCTGGCAACCCAGATACTTGGAAAACCATGGTGTTTACCACCCTCTGTCTAGCCCAGATGGGCCATGCCTTAGCGGCCCGTTCCGAGACTCGTCTGACGATACAGCTTAACCCCATGACCAATCCCTTTATCTGGGGGGCCGTACTGGTCACCACGGGGCTGCAAGTGGGGTTGATGTATGTGCCGGCACTGCAACAGTTTTTTGGCCTACATCCCTTATCTGGCGGTGAGCTAGCCCTGTGCTTTGGGGTCAGCGCTCTGATGTTTATCTGGCTAGAAGCTGAAAAGCTCTTGATACAGCTCGTGCTTCGCCGTCAGCAGCCCGGTGCCGCGATCGCTAACACTGCGAGAGGAATCTGA